One genomic window of Bremerella sp. JC817 includes the following:
- a CDS encoding histone deacetylase — MGEKNLLYYDDRFLQHKTTSHPESAVRLMTCTERLQAEKTWESWVCPPFEPATKSDLLLAHDASVAEVVEKFCQQGGGRIEVDTLVSPESYQVALLAVGAAIDATQKVVRGEADNAFCLFRPPGHHATPDTSMGFCLFNNVAVAASYAVKRLDLSRVLVVDWDVHHGNGTQDIFWRDETVGFFSMHRYPFYPGSGDRHATGEGPGLGLTHNLPVTYGTERAEILSRFEHQLQKFAERVRPELVLISAGFDAHKDDPVGDLGLESEDYITLTQQVQEVANTWCGGRIVSLLEGGYNPTRLAESVQLHLNQLAGDSSA, encoded by the coding sequence AAAAGAACCTGCTTTACTATGACGATCGTTTTCTTCAGCACAAAACGACCTCGCACCCAGAGTCTGCGGTACGTTTGATGACCTGTACCGAGCGACTGCAGGCCGAAAAAACCTGGGAATCTTGGGTTTGCCCCCCATTCGAGCCGGCTACGAAGTCGGACTTATTGCTGGCTCACGACGCCTCGGTGGCCGAAGTGGTTGAGAAGTTTTGCCAACAGGGGGGAGGCCGAATCGAAGTCGATACGCTGGTCTCGCCTGAATCGTACCAGGTTGCCTTGCTGGCGGTCGGCGCGGCGATCGATGCGACCCAGAAGGTTGTCCGAGGAGAAGCGGACAATGCCTTCTGCTTGTTTCGGCCGCCGGGGCACCATGCGACCCCTGACACGAGCATGGGGTTTTGCTTGTTCAACAACGTCGCCGTGGCGGCATCGTACGCGGTGAAGAGGCTCGATTTATCCCGGGTGCTGGTCGTCGACTGGGACGTGCATCATGGAAACGGCACGCAAGACATCTTCTGGCGAGACGAGACGGTCGGGTTCTTTTCGATGCACCGCTATCCGTTCTACCCAGGCTCTGGCGATCGTCACGCGACAGGCGAAGGGCCTGGACTGGGGCTGACCCACAATCTGCCGGTCACTTATGGAACCGAACGGGCCGAGATCTTAAGCCGGTTCGAGCATCAACTGCAGAAGTTTGCCGAACGAGTCCGCCCCGAGTTGGTTCTGATCAGCGCTGGGTTCGATGCCCACAAAGACGACCCGGTCGGAGACTTGGGCCTGGAAAGCGAAGACTACATCACGCTGACGCAGCAGGTCCAAGAGGTGGCCAACACCTGGTGCGGTGGGAGAATCGTCAGTCTTTTAGAAGGGGGCTACAATCCGACCCGGCTGGCCGAGTCGGTTCAGCTTCATCTGAACCAACTGGCCGGGGATTCTTCAGCCTAG